Below is a genomic region from Scheffersomyces stipitis CBS 6054 chromosome 8, complete sequence.
GAGAATCGGACTAGAAACGAGCTGAGAGAAGTTAGACTTGAACTTCCGAATAAGGTGGAATGATCCAGCAGTATAGTGATAGCCGTTGTTATTGGCCGGTGCTGGTTTCACTCCAATGtttgttcttcattggCTGCCATAAGTTCTTCTAATAACCACTAGTAAACTCCCATACAAAATCCAAATTCTCActcccatagttaagccTGACCAGCGCGCACAGTTATTTTTGTGCCGGCGCACGTGACTTTCCCCTCGTCCACACAAAAGTCAAGAAACCGCTTCTTTACCCCCTATATTTGCCACacaacatcatcaacaacagGTGCCCTCTAGCTGCCGTAACCAATAGCATCCTGCGGTGAGGACTACATCCCCGTCCTCCAACTGTCCCGTGCCGAGTGCGAACCCCCACAGCACCCATCTGCCCCACGCCAGTGCCCTCCCTTGGCTTTCTTTCCAGCCCCTGGcaactttccaattttcattcAGCGAACGACCGCTCCAGCGAAAAAATTTCGCCCGCAAAAGTCGCACCCGTGCCGCAGTACTGAAACCAACAATTATCAACAACATTACACATCAACGCCGTCGTCAACGACACAGCTCCATCAACCACAACAACCACGACTACTACATCAACGGCCACTACCGCTAACTACTGCTGTCACAACAACTTTGTAGAGGTCTCCTTTCCTGTGTAGATCACATCAGCATCGTTCCGACCATAGCTGTGTCCAGATGGCCATCCTCCCGGCCAAAACCCCCGGTACCGCCAAACAACATGCTTCGGGGGCCCGGTTCCGTCAGCGGAAGATTCTGGTAAAGCAGCCGTTGACGATATACAAACAGAAGGATCTCCCCAGTGTAgacatcaacaacagcGAGCTTGAGCCGAGTCAGGTGCACCATCTCAATGCTTCAGCATCAGCAACAAGCCAGCAGCAACGTGACATCCATGCCATCGAGACTGGTGTCGACAAGagcgaagaagatgaagtccATTTGCAACAGGTGATCAACGCTGCGCAACGGGCTTTGCTTGGTTCTAAGCTGACTGATGGAAAAGAGTCCGACAAGAAAGATACGGAGTCAGCTTCTGTGTACATTCCGACTCCGGATGCTTCTAAGATCTGGCCCGATGCCCATAAGTACTATGCTGACCAGATATTCAAAGAACCAGAGAGTTACATTAAGTTCAGTGCAACTGTGGAAGATACCGTAGGTGTAGAGTATAACATggacgaagacgacgacaAATTCTACAGTGAAGATCTTGTGAAGAACTATCCTAAGATCGTTCCTGcgaagaagctgaagaacAGCGAAGAGAACACTCGTAAATGCAGCGAACTAGAGTACGAGATAATCTGCGATAAGCTTGAAAAGaccattgaagaaagacaaCCTTTCCTCTCCATGGATCCAAGCAACATTCTCTCGTACGAAGAACTTTCTTCGTATATTATAGAGGAGTTCAATAGCTCAGTAAAGACAAACAATCCCTACGTTCAATCAGCTAGCGGCTCCATCAAATACATCTCGGCTTCGACATTGAAGGAAAAACTTgccaaagagttgaagtaCGAACCGTTTGTGACGGAATTTGACAAAGATCCCGACCATGCATCTCTATCCAATGTTAGATCAATTCCCAAACTCTTTGAGCTCTTTGGAAAACCCATCTACGACTACTGGAAATCGCGcaaaatagaaagaaaggGCAAACTTATCCACCCCatgttgaagtttgaagaTCCCAACGCCAATGAAAAGGACAACGACAACGATCCGTACATCtgtttcagaagaagagaattcCGTCAAGCCCGTAAAACAAGACGGGCGGATGCTTTGGGCGCTGAACGTATCAGATTGCTCCAGAAATCCTTGCATAGAGCCCGTGACTTGATTATGTCTGTAGCCCAACgagaaatcttgaagttggaaaactgGGAAACCGAGAACACCATCTTTTTGATGCGCTGCGAAGGtaaaaacttgaagagatcCATTGGTGTCAAGGGCGATGACCATTTGTTTTACCCTCACAAGCGGAAAAAGGTCATCAAgtccaaggaagaagacgaagaaaaagaaaggaagagagaaaagagaaaactCGACTCACGCGAATCTTCAGTATTACCTGGAAATGCCACTATCGGCACCAATGCCGTCAACAAGGACAAGAATGGTCTTCAATCTTCATTACAACAATCGGAAGGAACATCTTCCAACACCCAGCCATATGTCAAATTGCCTCCTTCCAAAATCCCCGATATGGATCTTGTTACCGTTTCTTTGGTAttaaaagaaaagaacgAGACCATCAAGAGAGCTGTGTTGGAAAAATTGCGCAAGAGAAAGGAACAAGACAAGGGTTTTGTCAATCTTACCGACGATCCTTACCAGCCTTGTTTCAATATTCAGACAAATGAGAATGCCCTGGAATTAAGCCATATCCCATACTCGTCTATAGCTGCTGCTGACTTTCATCAGATCAACAACACAAATTACATCAGTGAGACATTAAAGAAGCTTTTGGAAGAGGGAAAGAAGCCATTGCCGGGTTTGAAGACGTTTAGAGGCTCCAACGGAGAATTGATTCCTTCAAAGGCGTTCCCCCATTTGCTGACGttacttcaagaacgaatCAACAACACCAAGTTCAATTCCGTGAGCTATATCGCCCAGTTGTTAGCCAATGTAGAAACAAACAACTTCAGTGCATACAACAACGGCTATGGCCATCAACATAGACGCCAACATCCTGTAGACAACCAGGATGAATCCAAGTTATCAGATCCAATTCTCAGGTTGAGAAAGAGAGGAAGTAGAGGCAATCGTACTTTTGTAGACAGAAGAGGATTCTTTATGAGACCAGACGATGTCATTGACGACTGGCttaatcttgaagatgaagaacagcCTCTTCTGGACAAGTCAGAAAAGTCAGAACCTGAAAAGCCAGGAAATTCTTCGATTCCGAATGTCTATGACTCCAAGATAGATTCCATCAAACGGATGGATTCGAATTGGAAGTTCGACAATGATTTAACGGAATACCAAAGAGGCGCGTTAGATCCATTTGGCATGGATCCTTCGAAGCTCAATTCGATTAGCGACGATACGCAATCCATAAGATTCGGAGCGATGTTGTTATCGAAATCGTATGGTTTGTTGAGGGAGTCTGTTAATCAAAGATACTTGCAACAAGCCAGGATGAGGGCTttgcaacaacagcagctcGCTACCaaacagcaacagcagcaacaaatGCAACAGAAGCTTCTACTGGGAGCTCCGGGCTCAGGCAACCCCCTGCAACAGAGGCCCTTGTCACTGGGCATGTCTCAGACGTTGTCACAAAAGTCTGCCCTTGGTCGCTCTGAGAGTGGCTCTTCATACGGTGGACCAGCACCTAGACCCACCTCGAATCAAAGCTATATCAGCCGGAATTCGTCGTCAATTTCGGTTAATGGATCTGAAGCTGGTCTTGGTAGAGTTTCGGGATTGCCTAACGGAGACAGTCTCAGCAATAACGGGATGAAGTCACAGTTACAGCTGCCTCGGACGACGTCCAGCGCATTGCAACGTGGTACGTCTTCATCTCCATTGTataataacaacaatagCAATTTTAAGGGTGGTTTAGGCCCAAATTCTAGCTCTCCGGGTCTCAAACAGGGTGGTAGTAACAAGCCAATGTTGGCCACCAAAGAAGGATCACAGTAAATTGCACCAGGTTGAATATCCTTCTATCCGCGGCTCTTGATGAGCTGGTGGAGATGGCTTGGGCAGAATGGACTAACCATTCGTATGTATTATAGCTTGCAATCAGACACGATTCATCATTACTAttagaaattgtagataagCAGAAGGGTATGGATCAATGCTATCGAAAATTATGCAAAATCTTCCTTTCCTCAGGTTGTACAGATTGCCTTCATCCAAGGTACAATAAGGTACAAGAACTTTGTGATCTAATCGATATTAGAATCTCCCAGAGGAGCCTATCTGCTTCTTAAATAATCATAAATTGACTTCTACTCTTATACTTTAAGAGCAGACTTCTATCCAATACATATCTAGTTTACTAGGACTGTATACTCCCGATTTGTATCAATTTGCATCACGTGAAAATGTCGAATTGACTTATAAACATGAGACCAGGTGAGCAGATTAATTTGGGTAGTGGAGAGCTTATCTTATCTGAGAAAAGTAACCTTAAAACAATTGGATAATGTTACAGTGAAGCACAAACACTGTACTGCAATACTGTTATATTTTGTGAACTGTTGTATTGCTCTAGTCGTGTGAGAGTAAGCAGGCATTTACAGTGAATCCGAGACGAAGACTACAAGGCAAATTTTATAGCAAAATACAACAATAATCCCAAATATAGCTTGTCTGTTAATCACAAGATCCGATTATACATTCACATTTTCTCGGTAGACATTTACAATACTTTCCACTTCGGCTATGACCCCCCTCCTGACTACTTTAGGAAGTAATTAGTAAGTCCTGCAGAGTGTACCATGTCATCAGAATAGAAATGTGGAGTGGTGTGGCACTATATAGAGCCCCAGATTTCCAATATTTC
It encodes:
- a CDS encoding predicted protein, which gives rise to MAILPAKTPGTAKQHASGARFRQRKISVKQPLTIYKQKDLPSVDINNSELEPSQVHHLNASASATSQQQRDIHAIETGVDKSEEDEVHLQQVINAAQRALLGSKSTDGKESDKKDTESASVYIPTPDASKIWPDAHKYYADQIFKEPESYIKFSATVEDTVGVEYNMDEDDDKFYSEDLVKNYPKIVPAKKSKNSEENTRKCSELEYEIICDKLEKTIEERQPFLSMDPSNILSYEELSSYIIEEFNSSVKTNNPYVQSASGSIKYISASTLKEKLAKELKYEPFVTEFDKDPDHASLSNVRSIPKLFELFGKPIYDYWKSRKIERKGKLIHPMLKFEDPNANEKDNDNDPYICFRRREFRQARKTRRADALGAERIRLLQKSLHRARDLIMSVAQREILKLENWETENTIFLMRCEGKNLKRSIGVKGDDHLFYPHKRKKVIKSKEEDEEKERKREKRKLDSRESSVLPGNATIGTNAVNKDKNGLQSSLQQSEGTSSNTQPYVKLPPSKIPDMDLVTVSLVLKEKNETIKRAVLEKLRKRKEQDKGFVNLTDDPYQPCFNIQTNENASELSHIPYSSIAAADFHQINNTNYISETLKKLLEEGKKPLPGLKTFRGSNGELIPSKAFPHLSTLLQERINNTKFNSVSYIAQLLANVETNNFSAYNNGYGHQHRRQHPVDNQDESKLSDPILRLRKRGSRGNRTFVDRRGFFMRPDDSEPEKPGNSSIPNVYDSKIDSIKRMDSNWKFDNDLTEYQRGALDPFGMDPSKLNSISDDTQSIRFGAMLLSKS